One Diospyros lotus cultivar Yz01 chromosome 1, ASM1463336v1, whole genome shotgun sequence genomic window carries:
- the LOC127798527 gene encoding transcription factor RADIALIS-like, which yields MASMSSRGSSSWTAKENKAFEKALAVYDKDTPDRWYNIARAVGGKTAEEVKRHYEILVEDVKHIEQGQVPFPKYRTTGGSGQGN from the coding sequence ATGGCATCAATGTCCTCCCGTGGCTCGAGTTCCTGGACTGCAAAGGAGAACAAAGCCTTTGAAAAGGCTCTGGCTGTGTATGACAAAGACACCCCTGACCGTTGGTACAATATTGCCAGGGCTGTTGGTGGGAAGACAGCTGAGGAAGTGAAGAGGCATTACGAGATCCTTGTGGAGGACGTCAAGCATATCGAGCAGGGACAAGTGCCTTTTCCGAAGTACAGGACCACTGGAGGGAGTGGCCAAGGAAACTAG